The segment ACAAAGGAAGTAGAAACCTTTATTACCTGCTATTTGGTAGGACATTTGCTTTCAAAAGTTGATAATGGCAGACAGCTAACAATAAGTAATTGTACACCATTACTTTTTGTGCTATACGGTTAAATAAGGCCCTGTGTTCAAAGAAGGCTGACGGTTTCTATTGCTGTACAATTATAGGTGGTACAATGGCAACACCCTAAATGGTATAAGGATGCCTGTCATATGTTAAAACAATACAACTGCACAGATGAAGTTAGATTGGTGAAATACAAAGAGATAATTACATATTGAAATTGTGCATACTAGCACATCGTCACGTCTTGAGCATGGATGTTCTAGATCCAGTAGGTTGTACAATTAAAGCCTAATCCCTGTTATTCTTTGCTGAATGAGCAGAAATGAAGATCACTGAATGACATGGttaacattaaagaggaactttactaactattatttattagattatatttgtttattataagcTAACAGTTTTACTGGGCTAGAAGTCTTAGAAGTTCATAGAGTGCCTGAAATCCATTAACACTCATCAGAATAGAGATGGTAGAATTGACTTTTGATATATTAAAACATGATACATAATCTATATGTATCTATATGTAGTCTATAGTCagcacaatgtatatatatatatatatatatatatatatttatttatatatatatatatatatatatttatttatatatatatatatatatatatatatatatatatatatttatattgtaccaTGTGTGttattttactatacataatCTAGATAAAAGCAAAACCATGATATCTGTCTACATTTAAAAGAATGCCATAGTAGTTATTTAAAGGAGACTACATTAAGTTATTGCAGTCAGCAGTCACTATAACAATTTCTGCTACACATAAAGCTTATTTCTGcttacttatatatattatattttggaaaaactaTGGAACTATGGTTTGATGATAACATTAAATGGCTACACCCTTCATCTACCTATTACTTGAAAAAACAATTGAACTTGCATGCCAACATCTATAGAATGATCAGGTAGCCATTACTGAAATAGGTGGCTGGACATATCAGCCCTTCCAACCCCACCACCACCCAAGGATGACTGACctgatatattgggcctgatatattaaaattcTCCGAGGCTGttgaggatacagtttcatcagtgaagatgggtgatccaggaaacatggaattgatctggtccaggattgaaaaatttgctaacaaatagcaaattacttctaagaaatccattccaggtttgctggattgcccaactttgctgataaaagtatatcctctccagccttggagagcgttattaaTAAGGCCCATAGTCTACAGATCTTCTTCCAACCTAACCAAAATTGTCTACATCACACAACAACCATCTAAACCCTGTAGATCCCTTTAGTTTACCAAAGCTTAAAGGTACAAGGGCACGGAACAGCCTGAACATTCTGACGCCAACATCTCTAGGACGATAAGCCATCTTGTGAGCTCAGTCTATGAGTATGCTATTTATGAACCAATTCTCCTAaccaaaaactaattttaaaggTAATAGATGCTATGGGTTAGTGCATTCCACTACTTTTTGCACCATgttatgaaaaaatacatatatatttagaaaagaaCCTGTCACCCATATATTgcagttgttttaaaaaatgagccTTGGGATCAGTAGCTCAATTCTAAATAATGTTCTGCTTTACTAAgatatagtaaaatattatttatacagaGAATCGAAAAATTACCAAGAAACATATTATGTATACTTCATTTATACTCTAAGTGAAGGACAAAACAAATTGTTCACCAAAGTCATATAAAGGTGATCTGCATGTTATTACCATCCCTGGTAGAGTCTCTGCTGAGATAAAGATCCATCCATACATGATCTGCAGTTCCCTCTATGAATAACCCCCGGCTgatgaaataatatttagtaataaatgtCACCGGCTCAGCATCTGCCAGTCAAGTGACCCAATAATGTCCCTGTCACTTATCCTCTAATGGCATCATGGCAGAGCCAGTCAGGTATCCCCAGTGGTAGCTGTGACACATTCTCCAACAGTCCTTCTGTCCTTATTACAGTTCATTAGTAGAGCCATTGCACGTTGGGAGTATCATTGGCCTAAAAATGTCTGATTTGCAGGAAGCTCTAATGGCCCTCAAAACTTAGATAAACCAGCCATGGGAATGAAGGAGCCTTTCTGTGGCTTTGGGGGAAGCTTACATGTTTCCATCACAGGTCACCATGAGGCTAAAAACGTTCCCTTACTGGTCAATTTTGTTTCATCATTGGTCATAATAGAGTCACAGAGAGGCTAAAAAGTTCATCCTAGCCACCATGAGGTCACAGGAAGATATCAAGTTCCATCATTGGTCATCACGGAGTCCTATGAGGCCTAAATGTTCCATCACTGGTCACTATGGGGTCACAGAAAGATTGCATGTTCCCATGACAAGTCACCATTTGTTCAGAGAGGCTGCAGTCCCATCACTGGTCACCATATGGGTCACAACGAAGCTGCAACGTCCCATTAGTGGTCATCATGGGGTCACAACGAAGCTGCAACGTCCCATTAGTGGTCATCATGGGGTCACAAGGGTCACAACGAAGCTGCAACGTCCCATTAGTGGTCATCATGGGGTCACAACGAAGCTGCAACGTCCCATTAGTGGTCATCATGGGGTCACAATGGGGGTGCAATGTCCCATTAGTGGTCACTGTGGGGTCATAGGGCACCCCAGTATATTCTGCCCCGTAGGGTACAATTTTCCCATGCCGCCCCATGGGGTCACAGGGCCAGGGCCTGCCTGTTGCTGGGTAGGATGAGCTGGCTGCGGCTGCAGATGCTGTCTCTCCTGTTCATGGTGAAGTTGTCCAGTCCCTGGCAGAAGTCCGGTGAAGTGACCCGGCGGAGGAGGCGGCTGCACTGGGGGGTGGGTGAGGGTCCCCGGACGGGCCCATCCCAGCTGTGTGCCCGGTGAATGCCCGGCTCTGGGACTCGtagtgcctcctgctgtttccagccGTCCTGTGACCCGGGGTGAGCGGAGGAGCAGCTGCTGGAGGAGCGGAGGATGATCATTTCCCGGCTGTTCTCCTCTCTGCGGTGTGAGAAGGGGCGGGCGAAGCGCTCTAACATCTGCCGGGACCGAGGCTTGGGGCTGCGGAGCGCTTCTCCTCCCCTGCGGGGCTCCGGGCTGTGCGCGCTTAGCGCCCTCTCACACTCCCAATGCCCAGACACCCGAGCTGCATCCAGAGCCGACACCCCGGCCCGGTTAGTGGCGTCCAGCCGAAGCCCGAACCGCTTGTAGGATCTGAGCAGGAAGATGAGCTCGGCGCTGTGACCGCAGGAGGCGGCGTACATGAGAGCCCGGTTCCCCGCCCGGTCTGCGATCTCCGGATCCGCGCTGTGCTGGACCAGCAGCTTAACGGCGTCCAAATGTCCCAACTCACAGGCCAGGCTGAGCGCTGTGCGACCCGAATCGTCCTGACCGTTCACATCGGCGCCTTTATCCAGCAACAGGCGGACGAAGCGGCTCCGGAGCTCGGGCTCCCGCAGACAAACGGCGTGCATCAGGGGGGGCCGACCCTGCTCCCCCGCCGGGGTGTTCACTATCCTCCGGTCCAGGGCGTCCAGCACGAAGCGGGCCAGGTGAACCTTCCCCCCGTGCATGGCTTCCAGGAACGTCTGAGTGCCCGAGCTACGCCGGAGATCCCGGGGCCGCAGCATCCTGCCGACTGCTCTGTGTCCCGGGGTGCGAACACCGAGCTTTATACGCCCCGGTCTCCATGGTGACGGACAGCCGTGATGCTGCCTGCCGGGGAGGAGCGGGGACACAGAGCAACCGGGGGACAAATACCGGACCAACAGGAAGAAAGTGCGATATAGATCTCTGCCCGGTGCCCCATTCCTTCCTTTCAtcatttcttctttccttttccttcactttttccttcttctctatcTCTGACCCACTACTTCTCTCTCTTCATCTCTTCTTTCTCCCTACTTTTCTCTTCTGTTCTCCTCATCTCCCCCTTtatgtcttctttcttttgttcctCTTCTTTCTCTATGCCTTATATTCTCCTCTCCCCTCTGTCATCATCtccccttctcctcttcctctcctcctttctatgtcttctcttttctctgtcttctcttcccttctcctcaccttgttttccttttattcccttctctcctctgttcctctcctcttctctctgtcCTCTATTGTCTCCTCTATGTCTTTTATTGTCTCATCTTCTCTTCCCTTCCATTCTCTTCCTTCccctcctttcctttctctttccttccttctctcatctattcttctcctcttctctatGTCTTTTATTGTCTCATCTTCTCTGACCGTCCAGTTCTCTTCTgcttctcttcccttcccttctcttccttctctctccTGTTCCTCTCTGTCTTCTATTGTCTCATCTTCGCTTatcttctcttccttctctcttCTGTTCCCCTTATCTCATCTTTGtgtcttctttcttttgttcctCTTCCTTATATTCTCCTCTCTCCTCTGCCATCATCtccccttctcctcttcctgtcctCCTTTCTAtgtcttctcttctctctgtCTTCTCTTCCCTTCCAATTATCTTTCCTTCTCTTGCTCTTTCCTTTATCTTCCCTTCCCCTcactttgttttccttttcttcccttCTCTCATCTGTTCCTTTCCCCTCTTCTTGTCTTCTATCGTCTCATCTTCTCTTATCTTCCCTCCCCTTCTCTTTTCCTCTCTGTCATCTATTGTCTCATCTTCTTTTCCCTTTCAAATCTcttcccttttcttccttttccatCATCTTCTATTCCCATGTATTTCCTTAcctttctttcccttcccttcctttTCTTATCTGTACCCCTCCTCTTCTCTATGTCTTTTATTGTCTCATCTTCTCTTCCCTTCCATTCTCTTCCTTCCCCTCCGttcctttctctttccttctttcacTCATCtattctcctcctcttctcttctctctcctgtTCCTCTCTGTCTTTTATGGTCtcattttttcctcctttctaaTTCTCTTCCATTCTCTTCCTTTACCTAATCTTCCCTTCCCCGCCCTCCCTTCTCCTTCTGTTCCTCTCCACTTCTCTCTGTCTTTTATTGTCTCGTCTTCCCTtcccttttcctccttttttcttcATCTTCCCTTCCCATCCCTTCCCTTCCCATTtccatttcctttctttctcttcccttccttctctcttctgttcctcttctcttctctatgTCTTCTATTCTttcatcttctcttcctcttccttttccttctcttaCTTCTCCCTTCTATTCCCCTCTGTCTTCTATTGTCTAATCTTTTCTTCCCTTCCATTCTCTTCCTTCCCctcctttctctttccttccttctctcatCTATTCTTCCCCTCTTCTATATGTCTTTTATTGTCTTTCCTTCTCTTTACTTCACATGACCCTACACAACTCGATCACAAGATTCTGCCATAAGGATCATGGTTTTACCCTCCTAGATGCAATGAGTAGATGCTGTGACTAAGACAAGTATgtattttaacccccccccccagtataCAATGATTTATAAGGGATATGGGGGCCTTGGTGTAATGAACTGATTATTTTTTGGTTCCTCATTGATTCAATACTCAATACAAAAATACTTGTAGCTGCACACATGATAAATAATTTGGCTTTTCATCTTGTTTAATTGATCATAGGGAAGAAAAAGTGTAAACTGGTCAAAGAGCCAAGAAGAATGGTGCAGGAGCTGATTATGAGCCCCCAATGGGGAGAGAGGACTAAAGTCAAAATGCAACAATGAGAACATTAGGAGGAGCAGAAAAGACAGAGTAGATGACTGTGGATGAAAGAGATGCGCAGAGCACAATCTGATCAAGGTATGGATAGGGTTTGACTTAGAGGGTATGAACAAAAATAGAGAAGGAAAAAATGGAGTTTGTTGgccaaaaattgtattaaatgatTGGGATTAGAAGCAGttcttaaaatacatacaaatcataTATGGTCTTGACCCATGGGTTAAATGGGTAAATTCAGACCACCTTGACTAGACAGGTATATTTCCTGACTATACCATGGTAATGGTAAAAATGGTTGGTTTGGCGCTtaccccgacgcgtttcgccacgtggcttcctcagggtatgaGTAGAGACTGTTACCAGGGCTATACAAGAAGatacaatattacattacaataatttattgtacataatTGATGTAATCATATTAGTTtcagcaaaaaatatattaaacacaagATAGTATTTTGCTAGAGCACTCCTTATATACAAAAGATCGTTTTCTTGTGTCTCACAACAATCACGGGTATAATCatggtcaggggtctgcaacctgcggctccggagccgcaggcggctcttcagcctccttgttgtggctcccttcggctgccgcggggagatctctgatgggggatccccttcctcccaagacactgcggaggagggggattccctatccggtgttccaATGAAAAAattctaccagtgaaataaatataccacggggcgtgtacaaatgggtgtgtacaatgacatccccctcctttgaaccccaattcctctggaatggggagatgtacaaaaccaaaaatgtaggtgcaagtgggggacacctgtgactaacaccccctaaaatttaattgttaggctatcatcagaacataaagaactctgcccatcaaaaaaatctactgttacacattgctggaggcacctgaaccccaatttctctggaacaggaagggggtacaggtgaacaaaattagaggtgcaagtgggggacacctgtggctaacacctcctaaaaactccacccatcaaaaaacccctaccctgttacacattgttggaggcttctagcacctaaaccccaatttatctggaaacgggggtacaggtgaaaaaaatttgaggtgcaagtacgggacacctgtggctaacacctcctaaaaattcataaaaactctgcctatcaaaaaaaatctaccctgttacacattgctggaagcatctagcatcggaaccccaatttctctggaacggggaggaggcggtacaggtgaccaaaatagaggtgcaagtgggggacacttatggctaacaccacctacaattgaatcgctaaggcatcgtcaaaAAATAAAGGACTCTGCCcttcaaaataatctaccctgttacacattgctggaggcttctagcacctgaaccccaattactcaagattggggggtacaggtgaacaaaattaaagctgcaaatgagggacacctgtggctaacaccccttaaaatttaatcgctaaggcatcgtcagaacataaagaactctgcccatcaaaaaaatctaccctgttacgttagatgCCTCCAGcttgtaacaggatgatacgttagaagctggaggcttctaggggcatagttcagtgtttaatttatttcaaagtaggcctacacatgcacacttgttgtaacaggtaaaattaaaaaaatattaaaacttttaaaagtttataaactgtgttatgttttgcggctccagactatttttctttagtggaagaggaggcaaaatggctcttttgatagtaaaggttgctgacccctgatcatGGTAATAATGACCAATATGATAAAAGGTTATGTAGATGAAAGGTAAGAGGTGAAAGCCCTTCTATAGGCTTTATGAGCAAAGATTAAATTGTATATTGGATAAGAGTATTGGTGTTAAGTGAGTGGATGGGGAATATGGGATAAGAAAGGGGTTCACTTGATTTCTAGGATATATACATAGGTTACCAAGTAATAGTGTATAACTTATAACGActtaatattatatatgataatatatgaaTGACTTTATTTGAGACAGGGTAGTTTAGCCAAAAAGGCAACCATGCATATATGGTAAGTTCAAGCAAGAGAGATTATAATGAAGGTTGTAACATGAAGAATTGAGTGCTTAATCTGTTTTGGATAATGATGCAAGGGTTAAGGAGTCCTGTATCAGCTTGTCAGTATGGTGTAGGAGGGAAATTGAAGAGAAATTCCTTCCCTTATGCCTCTATGACTTAGATGCAATTGCAGGTTCACATTGGGGTGATTCTCTGGGTCATTTAGGGTGAAGGTTTCCTAGGGGTCTATACATACCATTACCActgtccatagaacagaaaagcctttctctaccttttaacatggaagatcctttgaaataactttcaagtatTCAGAGAACCcccataattattatatatgcacagtatattagcatggcggGCAGTGGGgggaatgctttttacattgctgatcagtggaagaatgtcacccttttgGATCATTTGACAGATCTAGATTCGTCATTGTATACTAATGATTAGGTTTCTCCATCAATGAACTTTTGTTCCCTGATGTCACGGGTGTATTCTAAGATGACAATGCAATGATTCATCTGGCTGaaattgtgaaagaatggttccggtagcatgagacatcattttcacccatAGATTGGCAAAAGACTGCAAACcataaacagaactaaacctaaaaaatccAGATCCCTGGGTATTCCAAGAGggtctgtgctcccattctgtcttatCAATGGCGctataaatataacttttactttacatataagagttgtgtacttcatgtaaagtaaaaattttgatagGTCTATTTTACATCCATTGAGAGTCTGGGATGTGCAGAAGATGGTTTTATACAGTGGTCCAATTATATCATCAAAACATCTTGgtgaaaaattaaagcaaatctggACATAAACAAACAAAGGTCCTGATATTGCACACGTTTTTTAAAATGATACCACAGTGAATGTGAGATGTAATCTAAACTTAAAGCAGTCCCATGAGTATGTGACTTTTTGTTGGCTAGGTcatataaatatcattattataaaatattttctttttttagtaaaaaaaaatgtaattttaatggcTGCTGGTTATGTCCTTTATACTAAAACCACTTGGGATATATTCGTCTTCTTTGtgtttaatcaaaaaaaaaaagttttcctggtTTTATAGCACAAgatgtttttttactgaaatgacaaatatatgtaaagcctAATGTTCCCGGTACATTctggtattttacaaaataattctggactgtatttataatattttgagAGGGTCATTACTTGATAATGACAATACCTAATAGTTGGACAGTCAAATGTGAAGTTGGTCAATGGGGGGCCAATTGGTAATTGtacacattttgatatttttatgacatttagaAGATATTGTGGCAATGATGTAATTAAGCTGCCTTAATGACTTGCAATAGGAGAGGATGTGTGAATgactttacattttcattgaCGGCTAAAGCTTGTGTAGGAAGTGAACTATGCTTATAACAGTGTACATCAAGTATATTCAAAGTAATTCCTGGCTCCTGTGAATCATATTTCCTGATTTCTCACAGGACCTGATTAAAAAATCTAAACTCTGAATCTTGAATTGGTAACCAGATAACACTGGCCATCAAATAGAATAAAGGACTTGATCATTTAAACATATATCATTAACCTACTGTACTATATTCATTATAGAAAGTAGATATTTCAACAAGATTGTTGTTTCCTTAACAGCTAATGAGCAGTCTTTATCACATAGACCACAACAGTTTGTGAAGATCTCATGTTGTTACAACATTCTTTCCTTTGGGCACttaatatttcttcattttggaCTTTTTCCTTTCCTGCCTTGAAGTGTGGATTTAGGGCAGATCTCCATTTAATCTGTGATCCCCAAGAGTTCAAAGCTTAAGACCATCATATCTCCCTTACAGACATCTCTGCTATTTCTAACACTGACGTACTTTAATTCTTCCTCCCGAATTATTATGTGGTTGATTATTCCCCTTCAGATCCACTGTGCCCATTTTCGTCAAACTAACCAAGAACCCCTTTCCTTCCTGCATACCCCATCCAGGGCAtcattaaagctacatacacatctCAAAACAAAGGGTTGTGCTCTTCTTGGGCAgcaatctaaatctaaaaatctaaTGCCCCAGACTAAACCAACCCAACAAGGCATTTTGGTATTAGCataatgtttcaatatatttgcTGAATGTAATGACATTAAAAAGTCAccagtattttattacaattgttgAGCCCTACTCCAAGAGAGGggatgacaaaaaagaaaagttctccGACTCTTGGAATGCCTTTAGGTTTATTGGTTACCCCAATTGGCTCAGTATATTGGTAACACCTAAACACTCTTGTTTGGACAGTTATAACTTTTACAGGTTCCCGTCCCGGTAGGTTCGTTGGTACATTTGTATTTCTCATATCTTTTTGACAATGGTCAACAGGACAATCAGGGAGAGCAAATCAAGAAGatcaaagacagcaataaaaacccaacctAGATGCTTTTCCTTCCATACTGTatcaagaatgaaaaaaagttggCCCAAATTAAACATTAAGCACCAGGCCTGAGAGAGTGCACTGGGAAAAACAAGGCAGAATGAACTTTTCCATTCATCGGTCACAGTGCCATTGTCCACTGACCCGAACATTACATGTGTGGGCCGCAGATGGTTATTCATAACATTGCTAGGGGGTCATTCTGCTTTTTCAGTAAACAAATTCAGATGCAGACTAAATGGGATTTCAAAGATTGTGATTAAAATTgtcttaaatgtttattttgtttcccaTTTTCAGAACAAAGAGTcatcatatataaatgtatttatttatacattactgCAATATTCTAAACCATTATCAGGGCATGGAAATAATGTTTGAGTTGATCCCAGCAGAAGGGTGATACTAACATTTCAATATTCTATGAGCTACTTTAATGCATCAAGATCAGCATGTTCAGAAGTAATATGTAATTAGAGATAAAGGCAGTTATTGCTGATGTCTCCTTGTTAAAATGCTTATTTTCTGGCAGCAGCATTAATGCACAGCAATCATAAAAACGAGTAGTCCTGACAATTTCCTGTCCCTCGGTTTCAGAGTTCATCTATAATAACAGATAACGAACAAGCTTCACCTCTATTGTTTTGCACTATTACTTAAGGCCCTGAGAAAGAAATCAGATATTTAATGTAAGGGAATGATGAAGGgtgatttattaatttaatttaagtgaacagcctaaatttcttaGTAAATAAAGAATAGGATAGAGAAAGGATCCTAATAGaatagagaagaaaagaaaagaaggcatTTTTATGGCACTTAACTATAGtggtttaaaatgaattattttattattaattttaacaaattGAATAACAATACATGCTAAAATCAACACATCTGTTTTCTCCGCACAGTTGTTAGAAGTACATCATAAAACTTGTATCAATGTAGAAACCCAGGTTGAGGGTCCCAGAGTGTCAAAGCCTTACAATTGTATTAATGCAATTTTCTTTCCCGACTCATTTCACCTtaataaggcttcttcaggggattttgaaACTTGGATACAGGGACTATAGAAAATGATATaacattgtattgtatgtaaCATTGTATATAGAGAAATATATTAGATAAATATAACAGAATGGTTGCATGCTGAATCAGTCAATAAATAtaactttacaaatttttttagtgtatatatattgatCATAATGAATATAGATACAATTACTTACATTTCAACATCTGAAACTCCAATTAAGTTGATAGGGGTAAAGTGATTGACCCTTATTATCTATATATGTGGACTGCGCCAATTATTAGTTTGTGTCTGCTGGAAATTCGTATTGTGGTATATAATAGTGAGATTGAATAGGGAGAAAAGTCTAAATTTCTTTATTATCTTGCAAAGGGTAATTTACTTAGCTGTAAAtgtggtgaaaacaaaaaaaaagctttgctgcACACAGAGCCAGCCGCCAGGGGTAATGTCACTCTGCAAATACATGGATGGGGCAtatgaacagcaataaaaacatctaGCTAGAAGCTTTGCCAGTTCTTTATTGTAGACTGCATACCTGTTAAAGAGATTTCCTTTACTTTTGGACAAAGATTCTAGGCTTTGTTTAGTCCTTCCAAAAACCAAAATCATATGTTTTACCTGGAGATACAcatttaataaagtgtttttgtacaataaaaagttttggtaaCTACGTTTAAAAGGTATATTGATCCTAACACCCAAAATTAGCCcctacatttaaatgtaaagaaatgttttgtgaatccagttttaaaaaaagtaatattcaaGAGAAAAATTACCTTTTGGATGAATATGACGCCTATAGTAAAATAACTTGATATTATATATTCAGCATGAGATATTCTGCTTCTGAGGCTGTAAAACAGGATATGTGTTATATAAGCAAATGATTgtataatatgtacatatatcTGCATACTTGTCTTTAGGGTATTAAAGCATAAAGTACCAGATGGCCTTATGTGAAGATAAATGACTATTTGCTGGCAGGGATAAAAGAATGGCTTTGCTAAGTGgtattaaagaaaacctgcacTATACTTTAAGCTGATAAGTGAATACAGTCAAGTCAGGCAAGCTCCAGAAGATACCCTGTCAGCGTGAACCACTTCGCCAATACATCCAAAACCACGCTATTTTTCACACccccaaaaagtaaaaatcatagGAGTATGTTGCCCACTGAATACTATCCCTTATTGACACAAATAATTCTgttaaaacacttttaataactgaaagtaaaaaaatcaaaaatcaaataacctaaactgaacattaaaaaaaatgaaaaccaagaatcaaacattattaaacaaaaaacattaatcaAACATTAATAAACATGTACATTAAAGTGTAATTCTTTACCACGTATGCATGTCACCATTATAAAAACATCACATTCCACTTTAATACTATTGATtcattaaatattgaaaaagttTACAATGACTTCCAAATATCCGAATAGAGGGTAAATATGTTGTCCTACAGTTGTAAGTACCAACAATGCCCCTGTCAATTACATATTTTGTGGAACTAAGTCCACTTTTTCAGACACCTAAAGTTACaaattaatttcctaaatatGCACATTGGTGTTAAGTATCTGATCATCAATGGTGGCCAGATGCTACGGAGGAAGAAGAAGCATCACACAAACAATGCTGACCAGCAGATAATACAAGGCATCTGACTGTGGAGGAGAGCAgtaacacagggctttaaagaaacaaacctggagactcccacatttaattcaacaaaattacacctgctACATCCTGAAATTAACaactaatagaaaaagaaaaggtgagacactttaaatgcagtatatatatataaatatatttgtatatatatatatatatatatatatatatataaaaaataactatgttgccgagtaactaacagttgtaaaattgaacagtaacattgaaaattctttaataataataaaaaaaattaaatacaaagggAAATAAACAAGTATATACcttcaatttataagaatatagctaaggtgcaatatgactcacTCAACgagagagagagcagcctctgtattcctttgtcacactacgGGT is part of the Pyxicephalus adspersus chromosome 12, UCB_Pads_2.0, whole genome shotgun sequence genome and harbors:
- the ANKRD63 gene encoding ankyrin repeat domain-containing protein 63, translating into MMKGRNGAPGRDLYRTFFLLVRYLSPGCSVSPLLPGRQHHGCPSPWRPGRIKLGVRTPGHRAVGRMLRPRDLRRSSGTQTFLEAMHGGKVHLARFVLDALDRRIVNTPAGEQGRPPLMHAVCLREPELRSRFVRLLLDKGADVNGQDDSGRTALSLACELGHLDAVKLLVQHSADPEIADRAGNRALMYAASCGHSAELIFLLRSYKRFGLRLDATNRAGVSALDAARVSGHWECERALSAHSPEPRRGGEALRSPKPRSRQMLERFARPFSHRREENSREMIILRSSSSCSSAHPGSQDGWKQQEALRVPEPGIHRAHSWDGPVRGPSPTPQCSRLLRRVTSPDFCQGLDNFTMNRRDSICSRSQLILPSNRQALAL